A single window of Veillonellales bacterium DNA harbors:
- a CDS encoding PaaX family transcriptional regulator C-terminal domain-containing protein, protein MSSFGYSQYSFDDLKYLTSPFEVTETSLRTSLSRMIRESIVQSMKEGKTAFYCLSQKGKTISSNVSLSFKELDWDQWDREWWGFLFSVPDLQNQHRHKIRKKIVAYRFANYYPGFWIRPLNSDEKIGEHLQPLINTGNCALIKFRFEKEITKEEVAKLWKLNNINEALGTTIRDVEEHLSVAEKYKPEQGLLYKFLVGNDIVNALFNDPLLPDEFLPDNWKGKQLRRLFITFDKTMTRIAKPYIDKHFQNE, encoded by the coding sequence ATGTCATCATTTGGATACAGCCAGTATTCATTTGATGACCTTAAGTACCTGACATCTCCGTTTGAAGTCACAGAAACTAGTTTGAGAACCAGCCTCTCCAGAATGATTCGAGAAAGTATAGTACAATCTATGAAAGAGGGGAAAACCGCATTTTATTGTTTAAGCCAAAAAGGAAAGACGATCAGTTCCAACGTATCATTAAGTTTTAAGGAATTGGATTGGGACCAGTGGGACAGAGAATGGTGGGGATTTCTTTTTTCAGTTCCAGATTTACAGAATCAACATAGGCATAAAATTCGCAAAAAAATAGTTGCATACCGGTTTGCTAACTATTACCCTGGTTTTTGGATAAGACCTCTGAATTCCGATGAAAAGATAGGGGAACACCTTCAACCATTAATTAATACTGGAAACTGTGCCCTAATCAAATTTAGATTTGAGAAGGAAATTACCAAAGAAGAGGTAGCTAAACTATGGAAGCTTAATAATATTAATGAAGCACTTGGAACAACGATAAGAGATGTTGAGGAGCATTTAAGCGTAGCAGAAAAGTATAAGCCAGAACAGGGATTACTTTATAAGTTTTTGGTTGGCAATGATATTGTAAATGCTCTTTTCAATGATCCACTGTTACCTGATGAATTTCTGCCAGATAATTGGAAAGGGAAACAATTACGTCGATTATTCATTACATTTGATAAAACCATGACAAGAATTGCTAAGCCATATATAGATAAACATTTTCAAAATGAATAG